The region CAATTCCTAACAAGCGCCCAAATTCATAAACCGCCTCTTTACATTGTGTAGAAGTACCGGCAACGATGGCTCCCATTTGCAGGGAAGCCCCAACAAGTACAGCGGTTTTAAATTCTATCATTTTAATATAATCCTCAATAGCTACATCGTCGCGGGTCTCAAAATCTATATCATACTGCTGGCCTTCACAAACCTGAATAGCCGTTTTGGTAAATAAACGCGCTAATTCTTTAAAAGTTTCGCCCTCATAATTTTCAAAAAGCTGGTACGCGTTTATCAGCATAGCATCTCCCGAAAGAATTCCGGTGTTTATATCCCAACGTTCGTGTACGGTTTCGTTGCCCCGGCGCAAGGGCGCATCGTCCATAATATCGTCATGAACCAAAGAGAAATTATGAAAAACCTCTATCGCAAGCGCCGCATCTAAAGCCTTCTTATAGTCAGCATCAAAAATATCGGTAGCCATAAGTACCAAAACCGGTCTTAAGCGTTTTCCGCCCAGGCCAAGAATATACTTCATAGGTTCATAAAGATTTTTAGGCTCTTTTACCTGCACTTTAAGATCTAAATACTCCTGAAAAGCTTCTCTATATTGAGCAATGGACTTCATACCAAAAAATTTTTCCGGCTAAAATACATAATTGAGCGTACTTCAAATTCTATAAGAGAAGTTAAATTAATAAAAACTAAGGAAACTTTTGTTGTTTTTTAAGTTTCCTTAGGTTAGTTTTGCACGAAATTTATAGAAAAAGTGAAAGAAGATATTTTAAAGAATGCAGCAGACCTCTTTCTAAGACTCGGTTTTAAAAGTGTAACAATGGATGATATAGCCCAACAAATGGCTATCTCTAAGAAAACCATTTATGCTCATTTTAGTACTAAAACCAAATTAGTGATGGCAACGGTAGATTATTTAATTAAAGAAATAGAACAAGGAATTACCGTTCTAAGTGCAAAAAAATTAAATCCTATTGTTGAATCTTACGAGATGAAAAAGTTTGCCATGCAGATGCTGAAAAACGAGAAAAGCTCTCCCCAGTTTCAGCTAAAAAAGTATTATCCGGAGGTCTATTATCCTTTGCGGGACAAACAATTTGAGATTGTACAACGAATTGTGATTGACAACCTGGAGCGGGGCATTACTACCGGCCATTACAAAGGAGATATTCCTATTTCTTTTGTGAGCCGAATTTACTTTGTGGGAATGCTGGGTATAAAAGATAAAAACCTCTTCCCAGAAGATGAATACAGCAATGCAAAATTGATGGACTATTTTTTAAGATACCACCTCAACTCAATTTGCACTGAGAAAGGGTTAAACACGCTAGATGAATTAATAAAATCTAATAA is a window of Salegentibacter salegens DNA encoding:
- a CDS encoding polyprenyl synthetase family protein, whose protein sequence is MKSIAQYREAFQEYLDLKVQVKEPKNLYEPMKYILGLGGKRLRPVLVLMATDIFDADYKKALDAALAIEVFHNFSLVHDDIMDDAPLRRGNETVHERWDINTGILSGDAMLINAYQLFENYEGETFKELARLFTKTAIQVCEGQQYDIDFETRDDVAIEDYIKMIEFKTAVLVGASLQMGAIVAGTSTQCKEAVYEFGRLLGIAFQLQDDYLDAFGDPETFGKQPGGDIIENKKTFLYLKSLETSGKSEAQQLEHLYTINPAETSGKIEAVKNLFESSGAAELTRQEIEKYTNKAFDVLDKIEISDEKKLPLREFGEMLMNRNV
- a CDS encoding TetR/AcrR family transcriptional regulator, yielding MKEDILKNAADLFLRLGFKSVTMDDIAQQMAISKKTIYAHFSTKTKLVMATVDYLIKEIEQGITVLSAKKLNPIVESYEMKKFAMQMLKNEKSSPQFQLKKYYPEVYYPLRDKQFEIVQRIVIDNLERGITTGHYKGDIPISFVSRIYFVGMLGIKDKNLFPEDEYSNAKLMDYFLRYHLNSICTEKGLNTLDELIKSNKQKNEI